A single window of Sphingobacterium sp. ML3W DNA harbors:
- a CDS encoding lactate utilization protein B — translation MSKVRVDQNAADFIYMDDIHQPTHDKNLWNARMKRDLAASGIPEWEHMRDLASQIKEHTLTHLDQYVAQFVTEATKRGVIVHFAKDDVEHNQIVYDILKSHNATKIVKSKSMLQEECEMGAFLEARGIELIETDLGERIQQLSGEMPSHIVMPAIHKTTADVAELFARTIGTDPNEDDPLQLTEAMRNNARPKFLEAHAGLTGANFAIAETGAFVVCTNEGNADLTASIPPLHIASIGIEKILPKSRDLGLFIRLLSRSALGTPATRYTSHFMGPREPGTEMHIVLTDNGRSRRLGMEDFWKSLKCIRCGACMNTCPVYRRSGGLAYGATYSGPIGIIIDPTFDETKFSELPFHSSLCGSCSEVCPVRINIAEQIGLWRQRMVKINESSKALHYAFGAVEKVFANPKLFRLAEKAAYYGMKLTPNWVLYNKKLNAWGIHRELPEIKKETFRDWYIKNRLKK, via the coding sequence ATGAGTAAAGTTAGAGTTGACCAAAATGCGGCTGATTTCATCTACATGGATGATATACACCAGCCGACACATGATAAAAACCTTTGGAACGCACGTATGAAACGTGACCTGGCGGCTTCGGGCATTCCAGAATGGGAACACATGCGCGATCTAGCCTCACAGATAAAAGAGCATACGCTCACGCATCTAGATCAATATGTAGCCCAATTTGTAACGGAAGCGACAAAACGTGGCGTAATCGTTCATTTTGCAAAAGATGATGTAGAACACAACCAGATTGTATATGATATCCTAAAAAGCCATAATGCGACCAAAATAGTTAAGAGCAAATCGATGCTGCAGGAAGAGTGTGAAATGGGGGCATTCCTTGAAGCGCGGGGCATCGAATTAATCGAAACAGATCTTGGAGAGCGCATTCAACAGCTATCGGGGGAGATGCCTAGCCACATCGTGATGCCTGCCATCCATAAAACAACGGCAGATGTCGCTGAACTTTTTGCACGAACAATAGGTACTGATCCGAATGAAGACGATCCTCTTCAATTGACGGAAGCCATGCGGAATAATGCCCGTCCCAAATTCTTAGAAGCGCATGCTGGTCTTACTGGAGCTAATTTTGCGATTGCGGAAACAGGGGCTTTTGTCGTGTGCACCAACGAAGGAAATGCAGATCTAACGGCAAGCATACCACCACTTCATATCGCCAGTATCGGAATAGAAAAAATACTTCCGAAATCAAGAGATTTAGGATTATTTATCCGCCTGCTATCTCGTAGTGCACTGGGGACTCCTGCGACTCGATATACCTCGCACTTTATGGGCCCTAGAGAACCGGGTACTGAAATGCATATTGTACTGACAGATAATGGCAGAAGTCGACGCTTGGGAATGGAGGATTTTTGGAAATCTTTGAAATGTATTCGCTGTGGCGCTTGTATGAATACCTGTCCTGTATACCGCCGCAGTGGTGGTTTAGCATATGGAGCCACTTACTCAGGTCCGATCGGAATCATTATCGACCCAACCTTTGATGAAACAAAATTCAGCGAACTACCTTTCCATTCGTCGTTGTGTGGTTCTTGTTCGGAAGTCTGTCCTGTACGCATTAATATTGCAGAGCAAATAGGATTATGGAGACAACGGATGGTAAAAATCAATGAATCTTCAAAAGCACTTCACTATGCCTTTGGCGCAGTAGAAAAAGTATTTGCTAATCCAAAATTATTCAGATTGGCAGAAAAAGCAGCTTATTACGGTATGAAGCTCACTCCGAACTGGGTATTATATAATAAAAAACTAAATGCCTGGGGAATACATCGCGAATTGCCAGAAATCAAAAAAGAAACTTTCCGTGATTGGTACATTAAAAATAGATTGAAAAAATGA
- a CDS encoding lactate utilization protein C produces the protein MSSLDELLAAIRQNLPDQKVDYPELPTFEKQGTNLKEQFIVNLGLAGGDTYDVSSIAEAQQIMRDTLPNAAVTCSATLEWEGNKKLTAIAHPRDLDDVDLGIIRAEFGVAEMGMVWLTENSLQVNSLGFLSQHLAILLDPDLITENMHTAYREIDFKASTYGCFVMGPSATADIGAYLVRGAQGARSLTVFFLKPSE, from the coding sequence ATGAGTTCATTAGACGAATTATTAGCGGCTATCCGTCAAAATCTTCCTGATCAAAAGGTGGATTACCCAGAGTTGCCGACTTTTGAAAAGCAAGGTACAAATCTGAAAGAACAATTTATCGTAAATCTTGGGCTTGCGGGAGGGGATACCTATGATGTCTCCAGCATTGCTGAGGCACAGCAAATCATGCGCGATACCCTTCCAAATGCAGCGGTTACTTGTTCTGCTACACTAGAATGGGAGGGGAACAAAAAACTCACGGCTATCGCACACCCTCGAGATTTAGACGATGTAGACCTTGGTATCATCAGAGCGGAATTTGGCGTGGCGGAAATGGGTATGGTCTGGTTGACTGAAAATTCGCTGCAGGTGAACTCCCTTGGATTTTTATCACAACATTTGGCTATTTTACTAGATCCTGATTTAATTACAGAAAATATGCACACAGCATACCGAGAGATTGATTTTAAAGCTTCGACCTACGGTTGTTTTGTGATGGGCCCTTCGGCCACAGCAGATATCGGAGCTTATTTGGTGCGTGGTGCACAGGGGGCTCGAAGTCTAACCGTATTCTTCTTGAAACCAAGCGAGTAA